A single genomic interval of Camelina sativa cultivar DH55 chromosome 11, Cs, whole genome shotgun sequence harbors:
- the LOC104720914 gene encoding uncharacterized protein LOC104720914, producing the protein MERNTPVRNPHTSTADLLSWSETPPPQHSTTPSASRSHQPSDGISKILGGGQITDEEAQSLNKLKNCSGYKMKEMTGSGIFTDKAKVGSESDATDPKTGLRYYQQTLNGMSQISFSADGNVSPKKPTTLTEVAKQRELSGNLLTEADLKSNKQISSAKIEEISGHNIFGPPPEIQPRSLAAAQQEARGNRDMGEPAPRNLRTSVKVSNPAGGQSNILFSEEPVVKTSKKIHNQKFQELTGNGIFKGDESPGTADKQLSSAKLREMSGNNIFADGKSESRDYFGGVRKPPGGESSISLV; encoded by the exons atggagagAAACACGCCGGTGAGAAACCCTCACACTTCCACCGCCGATCTGCTTTCCTGGTCGGAAACCCCTCCTCCTCAGCATTCTACAACCCCTTCCGCCTCTCGTTCTCACCAG cCTTCCGATGGAATCAGCAAGATTCTCGGCGGAGGTCAGATCACAGATGAGGAAGCTCAGTCTCTCAATAAGCT GAAGAATTGTTCAGGGTACAAGATGAAAGAGATGACTGGTAGTGGCATATTTACTGATAAGGCAAAAGTTGGGTCGGAATCCGATGCTACTGATCCAAAGACTGGACTCCGTTACTATCAG CAAACTCTGAATGGGATGAGTCAGATATCTTTCAGCGCTGACGGGAATGTTTCCCCGAAGAAACCTACCACTTTAACCGAGGTTGCAAAGCAAAGAGAGCTTAGCGGAAACTTGCTCACCGAGGCTGACTTAAAGAGCAACAAGCAGATATCAAGTGCTAAGATCGAAGAGATCAGCGGTCATAACATCTTTGGACCTCCACCTGAGATTCAGCCTCGATCTTTGGCTGCTGCTCAACAAGAAGCTAGAGGTAACAGAGACATGGGAGAGCCTGCACCAAGGAACTTACGTACTTCTGTTAAAGTTTCCAAT CCTGCAGGAGGACAAAGCAACATACTATTCAGTGAAGAACCTGTTGTGAAGACATCAAAGAAGATACATAACCAGAAGTTTCAGGAACTCACGGGAAACGGTATTTTCAAAGGCGACGAATCACCTGGTACTGCAGATAAGCAGTTAAGCTCAGCTAAACTAAGGGAAATGAGCGGAAACAATATTTTCGCAGACGGGAAGTCAGAGTCCCGAGACTACTTTGGTGGTGTGAGGAAGCCTCCCGGCGGTGAAAGCAGCATTTCGTTGGTCTAA
- the LOC104720913 gene encoding ABC transporter D family member 1, with the protein MAVGTLRDQLIYPLTSDQETEPLTETGMVELLKNVDLEYLLDRYQPEKEVNWGDELSLGEQQRLGMARLFYHKPKFAILDECTSAVTTDMEERFAAKVRAMGTSCITISHRPALVAFHDVVLSLDGEGGWSVHYKRDDSALLTDAEIDSDSAKISDTDRQNDAMVVQRAFAAARKESATTNSKGQSYLTQLITKSPVVDKSVMLPRFPQPQTSQRALPSRVAAMLNVLIPTIFDKQGAQLLAVACLVVSRTLISDRIASLNGTTVKYVLEQDKTAFVRLIGLSVLQSGASSIIAPSLRHLTQRLALGWRIRLTQHLLRNYLRNNAFYKVFHMSGNSIDADQRLTRDLEKLTSDLSGLLTGMVKPSVDILWFTWRMKLLTGQRGVAILYTYMLLGLGFLRRVAPDFGDLAGEEQQLEGKFRFMHERLNTHAESIAFFGGGAREKAMVDTKFRALLDHSLMLLRKKWVYGILDDFVTKQLPNNVTWGLSLLYALEHKGDRALVSTQGELAHALRYLASVVSQSFMAFGDILELNKKFLELSGGINRIFELDEFLDASQSGVTSENHTSRLESQDLLSFSEVDIITPAQKLMASKLSCEIVSGKSLLVTGPNGSGKTSIFRVLRDIWPTVCGRLAKPSLDIKELGSGNGMFFVPQRPYTCLGTLRDQIIYPLSKEEAEKRAAKLYTNGESSTEAGSVLDAHLKTILENVRLVYLLERDVGGWDATTNWEDILSLGEQQRLGMARLFFHRPKFGVLDECTNATSVDVEEQLYRVARDMGVTFITSSQRPALIPFHSLELRLIDGEGNWELRSIEQTTE; encoded by the exons ATGGCAGTAGGAACACTTCGTGACCAGTTAATATATCCTCTTACTTCTGATCAAGAGACTGAACCACTCACTGAGACGGGAATGGTGGAGCTATTGAAAAAT GTTGATCTAGAATATTTATTGGATCGCTACCAACCGGAAAAAGAGGTTAACTGGGGTGATGAGTTATCTCTTGGAGAGCAACAGAGATTGGGGATGGCCAGATTATTCTACCACAAACCCAAATTTGCAATTCTTGATGAATGCACAAGTGCTGTGACAACTGATATGGAAGAACGCTTTGCCGCTAAGGTTCGAGCTATGGGAACTTCTTGCATAACAATCTCCCATCGTCCAGCCCTTGTTGCATTCCATGATGTTGTTTTGTCACTAGACGGCGAAGGGGGATGGAGTGTTCACTACAAGAG GGATGACTCTGCCCTTCTGACGGATGCTGAAATTGATTCAGATTCAGCGAAAATTTCAGATACAGATCGGCAAAATGATGCTATGGTTGTTCAACGAGCGTTTGCTGCAGCTAGAAAG GAATCTGCTACCACTAATTCAAAGGGTCAGTCGTATCTGACACAGTTAATTACAAAGTCACCTGTTGTTGATAAAAGTGTAATGCTGCCTCGTTTTCCTCAACCTCAAACATCCCAAAGGGCTTTACCATCAAGAGTAGCTGCAATGTTAAACGTATTG ATACCCACTATATTTGACAAACAAGGAGCACAACTGCTCGCTGTTGCTTGCCTTGTCGTCTCAAGAACACTGATCTCTGACCGAATAGCCTCTTTGAATG GGACCACTGTGAAGTATGTCTTGGAGCAAGATAAAACAGCCTTTGTTCGTTTAATTGGTTTGAGTGTTCTCCAAAGTGGTGCATCTTCTATCATTGCTCCTTCATTAAG GCATCTGACGCAAAGGCTAGCGTTAGGGTGGAGGATTCGTTTGACTCAACATCTGCTACGGAATTACTTGAGAAACAATGCGTTTTACAAG gtTTTCCACATGTCAGGCAATAGTATTGATGCGGACCAGAGACTCACTCGTGACCTGGAAAAGCTAACCAGTGACTTGTCTGGACTTCTTACTGGAATGGTAAAGCCGTCAGTTGACATTCTCTG gttCACCTGGAGGATGAAGCTATTGACTGGTCAGAGGGGAGTTGCCATATTATACACATATATGTTACTTGGTTTGGGTTTTCTGAGACGTGTTGCTCCCGATTTCGGTGATCTAGCTGGTGAAGAACAGCAGCTTGAGGGGAAGTTTAG GTTTATGCACGAAAGGCTGAACACTCATGCTGAATCTATTGCATTCTTTGGAGGTGGAGCTCGAGAAAAAGCT ATGGTGGACACAAAATTCAGGGCCCTGCTGGACCACTCTCTAATGCTCTTGAGGAAGAAATGGGTGTATGGCATACTTGATGATTTTGTGACAAAGCAACTTCCCAATAATGTGACTTGGGGATTGAGTTTATTGTATGCCCTAGAACACAAGGGAGACAGAGCACTTGTCTCCACTCAAG GTGAATTGGCACATGCATTGCGGTATTTAGCTTCTGTTGTCTCCCAAAGCTTTATGGCTTTTGGCGATATTCTTGAACTAAACAAGAAGTTCCTTGAGCTCTCTGGTGGTATTAACAGAATTTTTGAGCTTGATGAGTTTTTGGATGCTTCTCAGTCAG GCGTTACCTCAGAAAATCACACAAGTCGTTTGGAATCTCAAGATCTACTTTCCTTTTCGGAGGTGGATATCATTACCCCTGCTCAGAAATTGATGGCTAGCAAGTTGTCATGCGAAATAGTTTCAGGGAAAAGCCTGCTTGTCACAG GTCCAAATGGTAGTGGAAAGACTTCTATATTTAGAGTCCTTAGAGATATCTGGCCCACTGTATGCGGAAGACTTGCCAAGCCATCATTGGATATCAAAGAACTTGGGTCAGGGAATGGCATGTTTTTTGTCCCGCAGCGACCTTATACATGTTTAGGGACACTGAGAGATCAAATTATATATCCTCTAtctaaagaagaagcagagaaaagGGCAGCAAAGTTATACACCAATG GAGAAAGCTCAACAGAAGCTGGAAGCGTTCTGGATGCTCATTTGAAAACCATTTTGGAGAATGTTCGGTTAGTTTATCTTTTGGAAAGAGATGTAGGTGGTTGGGATGCTACTACCAATTGGGAAGACATATTATCTCTTGGAGAGCAACAGAGACTAGGCATG GCACGTTTATTCTTTCACAGACCGAAGTTTGGAGTCCTTGATGAATGCACCAA TGCGACAAGTGTTGACGTTGAGGAACAGCTCTATAGGGTTGCAAGAGATATGGGAGTCACTTTCATAACCTCGTCACaa CGGCCCGCTCTAATCCCGTTCCACTCCTTGGAATTGAGGTTAATTGATGGAGAAGGAAACTGGGAGCTCCGTTCGATCGAACAAACAACAGAGTAA
- the LOC104720912 gene encoding ABC transporter D family member 1, whose product MPSLQLLQLTERGRGLVASRRKSILLAAGIVAAGGAAVYLKSRVSSRKPDSSRHCNGQSDDDEALEKLTGNDKNAKITTKKKKVGGLKSLQVLTAILLSQMGKMGARDLLALVATVVFRTALSNRLAKVQGFLFRAAFLRRAPLFLRLISENIMLCFMLSTMHSTSKYITGALSLRFRKILTKLIHSHYFENMVYYKISHVDGRITHPEQRIASDVPRFSSELSELIQDDLTAVTDGIVYAWRLCSYASPKYIFWILAYVLGAGTAIRNFSPSFGKLMSKEQQLEGEYRKLHSRLRTHSESIAFYGGESREESHIQQKFKTLVSHMSHVLHDHWWFGMIQDFLLKYLGATVAVILIIEPFFSGHLRPDDSTLGRAEMLSNIRYHTSVIISLFQALGTLSISSRRLNRLSGYADRIHELMAVSRELSGDEKSSFQRNRSRNYLSEANYVEFSGVKVVTPTGNVLVEDLTLRVEQGSNLLITGNS is encoded by the exons ATGCCTTCACTCCAACTATTGCAGTTAACTGAGCGCGGTCGGGGTCTTGTAGCGTCAAGACG GAAATCTATACTGCTTGCGGCTGGGATTGTTGCTGCTGGTGGAGCTGCTGTTTACCTGAAATCAAGGGTCAGCTCTCGAAAGCCTGATTCTTCGCGTCATTGTAATGGtcagagtgatgatgatgaggcaTTGGAAAAGCTGACAGGGAATGATAAAAATGCAAAGATAACcacgaaaaagaagaaagtgggAGGATTAAAGTCTCTTCAGGTTCTGACTGCTATTCTTCTGTCTCAGATGGGAAAAATGGGTGCCAGGGACCTTTTGGCACTAGTTGCCACAGTG GTTTTCAGAACTGCTTTAAGCAATAGATTGGCGAAAGTACAAGGTTTCCTTTTCCGTGCTGCTTTCTTAAGGCGTGCGCCACTGTTTCTACGTCTTATCTCCGAGAATATTATGTTGTGTTTCATGCTATCGACGATGCACTCTACTTCAAAGTACATAACTGGGGCCTTGAGTTTGCGATTCAGAAAAATATTGACGAAGCTAATTCATTCACATTATTTTGAG aaTATGGTGTATTACAAAATATCACATGTGGATGGTCGGATTACGCACCCGGAGCAACGGATTGCCAGCGATGTACCAAGATTCTCCTCAGAGTTGAGCGAACTTATACAGGATGATTTGACGGCGGTTACTGATGGAATTGTGTATGCATGGCGCCTGTGTTCATATGCTAGTCCAAAATACATCTTCTGGATATTG GCCTATGTACTGGGTGCCGGGACGGCAATAAGGaacttttctccttcttttggGAAATTGATGTCCAAAGAACAGCAGTTGGAAGGGGAGTACCGGAAACTTCATTCACGCTTAAGGACTCATTCGGAAAGCATAGCATTCTATGGTGGGGAATCCAGGGAAGAATCGCATATACAACAAAAGTTCAAGACTCTTGTTAGCCATATGAGTCATGTGCTTCATGATCACTGGTGGTTTGGCATGATCCAAGATTTCCTGCTGAAGTATCTTGGTGCTACAGTTGCAGTTATTCTGATTATCGAACCATTCTTCTCTGGGCATCTAAGACCTGACGACTCGACCCTAGGAAGAGCTGAGATGCTAAGCAATATAAGATATCACACCAGTGTCATTATATCTCTCTTTCAGGCGCTAGGAACACTTTCTATAAGCTCCAGACGGCTCAACCGACTCAG TGGTTATGCTGACCGAATCCATGAGTTGATGGCTGTCTCGAGAGAACTCAGTGGTGATGAGAAATCCTCTTTCCAGAGAAATAGAAGCAGAAATTACCTAAGTGAAGCTAACTATGTTGAGTTTTCCGGTGTCAAG GTTGTTACTCCAACGGGAAATGTTTTGGTGGAGGATCTCACCCTTCGAGTTGAGCAAGGGTCTAATCTTCTGATTACAGGTAACTCATAG
- the LOC104720915 gene encoding uncharacterized protein LOC104720915: MGKHKSFRSKAVHFVTDLTAGLLLNPISDKPPSSSSPPLPGEEDESNKRNQLESITEEQQQQPKKDLVDEPDTSSFSAFLGSLLSSDPKDKKNDQDQDEESEEEEEEYSEAETSDTSSSSVNHIGKMKEATSGGAKKSLLSKYKQHLKNFYQAVKFPGGKERKVNSDVIPDDEETEYDGLEMKPMQNNNVKEEAKIVQVILPEVSEPSLLLSDQSRRSLYTSLPALVQGRKWILLYSTWRHGISLSTLYRKSLLWPGLSLLVVGDRKGSVFGGLVEAPLIPTDKKYQGTNSTFVFTNKSGQPTIYRPTGANRFYTLCSKEFLALGGGGRFALYLDSELLSGSSAYSETYGNSCLANSQDFDVKEVELWGFVYGSKYDEILALSKTTEPGICRWS; this comes from the exons ATGGGGAAACACAAATCTTTCAGAAGCAAAGCAGTGCACTTTGTCACCGATCTCACCGCTGGTCTTCTTCTTAATCCCATCTCTGATAAACccccctcctcttcttctcctcctcttccg ggTGAGGAAGATGAGTCTAATAAGAGAAATCAACTAGAGTCTATCACTgaggagcagcagcagcagcctaAGAAGGATTTGGTAGACGAGCCAgatacttcttctttctctgcatTCCTTGGTTCATTATTGTCTTCGGaccccaaagacaaaaagaacgaTCAGGATCAAGAcgaagaatcagaagaagaagaagaagaatactcTGAGGCAGAAACAAGTgatacatcatcatcttcgGTGAATCATATTGGAAAAATGAAGGAGGCTACTAGTGGTGGTGCAAAGAAGAGCTTGTTGTCTAAGTATAAACAGCATTTGAAGAATTTTTACCAGGCTGTTAAGTTTCCGGGGGGCAAGGAAAGAAAGGTAAATTCTGATGTGATACCAGACGATGAAGAGACTGAATATGATGGCTTGGAGATGAAGCCGATGCAGAATAATAATGTCAAAGAGGAAGCAAAGATAGTGCAAGTAATTCTACCTGAAGTTTCAGAGCCCTCTTTGCTTTTATCGGACCAGTCAAGACGTTCCTTATATACTTCACTTCCTGCGCTTGTTCAAGGGAGGAAATGGATATTGCTTTACAG TACATGGAGGCATGGTATATCACTGTCCACACTGTACAGGAAAAGCCTCCTCTGGCCTGGTCTCAGTTTACTG GTTGTCGGAGACAGAAAAGGTTCGGTTTTTGGTGGTCTTGTCGAGGCACCTTTGATTCCAACTGATAAAAAATATCAG GGAACCAACAGTACATTTGTTTTCACAAATAAGTCAGGACAACCCACAATATACCGTCCCACAG GCGCAAATCGGTTCTACACTTTATGCTCCAAGGAATTTCTAGCTCTGGGAGGTGGTGGACGGTTTGCTCTCTATCTAGACAGTGAGCT GCTAAGCGGATCAAGTGCTTACTCAGAGACATATGGGAACTCTTGTCTCGCAAACTCTCAGGACTTTGATGTGAAGGA
- the LOC104720911 gene encoding uncharacterized protein LOC104720911: MSLLKYLCFRKVLLFLYFFLFLFSSSSFFASSETSVHDEIQQTKPLDPHFRVRRLLVKDLDSSGEDDETNLPPPPKKKKLNGSVSSSSSSTSGTKKNQTKLIKPISSSSSTKLIKPISSTSSTKNQTKLAKTSSMGTSQTTKSSSNTTKTGSELKKLNSGTKPTNSTKPVTSSIKKSADLSKSTSSKNKTTTKPPNSKLSSSPPSEKKSPSSNKPVTKSKPIEKEIKPFWLDDEEDEDFVSEFRDLPTKFQRSLIPDLERFSTTSKNYINKANKEITRNFKPYFGNKYAPTIASVVSFIFILVPLLLVSLIFNRFKAYFSLQKILIFIQIYLSIYFSILCISSLVTGIEPLKFLYATSSSTYVCLQILQTLGYVFYLLLLLMYLVLVFSTDCGLGLKVLGLAQTFVGFAVGLHYYVAVFHRVVLRQPPKTNWKIHGVYATCFLLICLLSSAERRKKEYLEEGGDEGKKN; encoded by the coding sequence ATGTCTTTACTCAAGTACTTGTGTTTTAGAAAGGTACTCTTGtttctctatttctttcttttcctcttctcttcttcttctttctttgccTCATCCGAAACCTCTGTTCACGATGagatacaacaaacaaaaccattggATCCTCATTTTCGAGTGAGGAGATTGTTGGTGAAAGATCTGGATTCAAgtggtgaagatgatgaaaccaatcttcctcctcctcctaagaagaagaagcttaatggttctgtttcatcatcatcatcatcaacatctggCACTAAGAAGAATCAAACCAAGCTAATTAAACccatctcatcttcttcttccactaaGCTAATTAAACCCATCTCTTCTACTTCCTCCACCAAGAACCAAACTAAACTCGCCAAGACCTCCTCCATGGGTACGTCTCAAACCACCAAATCTTCTTCTAACACAACCAAGACCGGCTCCGAGCTCAAGAAGCTCAATTCCGGAACAAAACCCACAAATTCCACAAAACCAGTCACTTCTTCGATCAAGAAATCAGCAGATCTATCCAAATCAACctcatccaaaaacaaaaccaccacaaaacccccaaattccaagctttcttcttcacctcctTCAGAGAAGAAATCACCATCCTCAAATAAACCAGTGACCAAATCGAAACCAATcgagaaagaaatcaaaccattCTGGCtcgacgacgaagaagacgaagatttCGTCAGCGAATTCAGAGATCTACCAACTAAATTCCAAAGATCCTTAATCCCAGACCTAGAACGTTTCTCAACCACATCCAAGAACTACATCAACAAAGCCAACAAAGAGATCACCAGAAACTTCAAACCCTACTTCGGCAACAAATACGCACCAACCATAGCTTCCGTAGTCtcattcatcttcatcctcgtcCCACTACTCCTAGTCTCCCTCATTTTCAACAGATTCAAAGCCTACTTCTCACTCCAGAAGATCCTAATCTTCATCCAAATCTACCTATCGATCTACTTCTCAATCCTATGCATCTCATCGCTCGTCACTGGAATCGAACCGCTCAAGTTCCTCTACGCAACGTCGAGCTCCACCTACGTTTGCTTGCAGATCCTGCAAACCCTAGGCTACGTCTTCTACCTCCTGCTTCTTCTCATGTACCTCGTTCTCGTCTTCTCCACGGACTGTGGTTTGGGCCTCAAAGTGTTGGGCTTGGCTCAGACATTCGTGGGCTTTGCTGTTGGTTTGCATTATTACGTGGCGGTGTTTCATAGGGTGGTGCTTCGTCAGCCTCCGAAGACTAACTGGAAGATCCACGGTGTTTATGCCACGTGTTTTCTTCTGATTTGTCTGTTATCTAGTGCcgagaggaggaagaaagagTACTTGGAAGAAGGCGGTGACGAAGGgaagaaaaactga
- the LOC104720910 gene encoding L-ascorbate oxidase has translation MMRPKRSLDTVHAFNLMVFCFIALFSSSVLGQGKIRRFNWEVKYEFRSPDCVQKLVITINGKFPGPTIKAQQGDTIVVELKNSLMTENVAVHWHGIRQIGTPWFDGVEGVTQCPILPGEVFTYQFVVDRPGTYMYHSHYGMQRESGLIGMIQVSPPVTEPEPFTYDYDRNVLLTDWYHKSMLESTTGLATKPFKWVGEPESLLIQGRGRFNCSNDLTTPRVCNASNSDCSRFVLTVIPGKTYRLRLGSLTSLSALSFQIEGHNLTVVETDGHYVEPFTVKNLFIYSGETYSVLLKADQNPRRNYWITSSIVSRPANTSQGTAVLNYYPNHPRRRPPTPESSNLRPEWNDTRSRLAQSLAIKARRGFVHTPPENSDRVIVLLNTQNEVNGYRRWSVNNVSYHHPKTPYLIALKQNLTDAFDWRFTPPDNYDSRNYDIFATPQNANATTSDGIYRLRFNSTVDVILQNANTMNAKNSETHPWHLHGHDFWVLGYGEGKFNESEDPKQYNRVDPIMKNTVAVQPFGWTALRFRADNPGVWSFHCHIESHFFMGMGIVFESGIDRVSSTLPSSIMGCGQAER, from the exons atgatgagaCCGAAGAGATCATTAGACACAGTTCATGCCTTCAATCTTATGGTCTTCTGTttcattgctctgttttcttcttccgtACTCGGTCAGGGAAAGATCCGGCGATTCAACTGGGAAGTGAAGTACGAGTTCAGGTCACCGGATTGTGTCCAAAAGCTAGTAATCACAATCAATGGTAAGTTTCCAGGTCCCACCATTAAAGCTCAACAAGGTGACACCATTGTTGTTGAGCTCAAGAACAGTCTCATGACTGAAAACGTCGCTGTCCATTGGCATGGAATCCGACAGATTGGGACACCATGGTTCGACGGAGTAGAAGGTGTTACTCAGTGTCCAATTCTTCCTGGAGAAGTCTTCACTTACCAATTCGTCGTTGATagg CCTGGTACATACATGTATCATTCACACTATGGGATGCAGAGAGAATCTGGATTAATAGGAATGATTCAAGTTTCTCCTCCGGTCACAGAGCCCGAACCGTTTACATACGATTATGACCGGAACGTTTTGTTAACAGATTGGTATCACAAAAGCATGTTGGAGAGTACCACTGGTTTAGCCACAAAACCCTTCAAGTGGGTCGGTGAGCCAGAG TCGCTTCTAATACAAGGAAGAGGGAGATTCAACTGCTCAAACGACCTAACCACTCCTAGAGTCTGTAACGCTTCAAACAGCGATTGTTCGCGTTTTGTCCTCACGGTAATCCCCGGGAAGACTTACCGTCTTCGACTCGGTAGCTTGACGTCTCTTTCAGCCCTAAGTTTCCAAATTGAG GGACATAACTTGACGGTGGTTGAAACTGATGGACACTACGTAGAACCATTCACGGTGAAGAATCTTTTTATATACTCCGGCGAAACCTATTCCGTACTTCTCAAGGCAGATCAAAACCCTAGACGAAACTATTGGATCACCTCAAGCATAGTCAGCCGTCCAGCGAACACTTCGCAGGGAACCGCGGTACTCAACTACTACCCTAATCACCCACGACGGCGTCCTCCCACGCCGGAATCCTCCAATCTCCGACCAGAATGGAACGACACGCGCTCCCGCCTTGCACAAAGCCTAGCGATCAAGGCGCGTCGAGGATTCGTTCACACGCCGCCTGAGAACTCTGACAGAGTCATCGTTCTTCTCAACACACAAAACGAAGTCAACGGATACAGACGTTGGTCGGTCAACAACGTTTCGTACCACCACCCTAAGACGCCGTACCTAATCGCGTTAAAGCAGAATCTCACCGACGCGTTTGACTGGCGTTTCACGCCGCCGGATAATTACGATTCTCGGAACTACGACATATTCGCAACACCTCAAAACGCTAACGCGACGACGAGCGACGGGATCTACCGGTTAAGATTCAATTCAACCGTGGACGTGATTTTACAAAACGCGAATACAATGAACGCGAAAAATAGCGAAACGCACCCGTGGCATTTACACGGTCACGATTTTTGGGTTCTTGGATACGGAGAAGGGAAGTTCAATGAGTCGGAGGATCCGAAACAGTATAACCGGGTCGACCCGATAATGAAAAACACGGTTGCGGTTCAACCGTTTGGATGGACGGCGTTGCGTTTCAGAGCGGATAATCCTGGCGTTTGGTCGTTTCACTGCCACATTGAGTCGCATTTTTTCATGGGAATGGGAATTGTGTTCGAGTCTGGGATTGATAGAGTTTCTTCTACTTTACCTTCTTCTATAATGGGATGTGGTCAGGCTGAACGCtga